TTCCCGTCCGGGAACCACTCGTAGAAGGGCGGCTCGGAGTCGTCGAGGACCGTCTCGTACTCGCGGTCCCACGTCAGGAGGTCGGCGGCCGCGCGCCACGCGTCCGGTCCCTCGCGGTCGAACCGCTCGTACACCGCCGAGTCGCTCGCGGCCGCTCGCCGCCGGAACTCGGCCGGCGGCGGGACGACGTCTTCGCCGCCGTCGACGAACCGACCGTCGCTCCCGGGGTCGTCCATGACGTCCCATGGCCCGCGGAGAAACCTATACTTTGTCCGGCTCCCCGCCGAGCGAGAGCGACCCGATGTCGGGTCGGCCGCGCCCGGCGACCGCTCGGCGGGAGGGTCGGCCGGCGGACGCTCAGACGGACTCCTCGGGCGGCGCCGCCGAGATGTCCGCCGCCTTCGCCCGGGCGCGGGCGACGATGGAGGGCTTCGCCTCGAAGTCGACCGTCACCTGGTCGCCCGCGTACGTCTCCTCGGCCACGTACCCGTGGTCGTGGACCCACGAGACGAGGCTCATCGCCTCGTCCGAGACGGGGAGGACGAGCCGCTCGCGCTCCCAGTCGGGGAGTTCGGCCTCAACCCGGTCGCGGAGCTCGGCCACGCCCGCGCCCGTCTTCGCGGAGACCGCGACCGGGTCGGGCGCCACGCCCGAGAGCGCCGCGCGCTTGTCGGCCAGCTCGCCCGGCTCCAGTCGGTCGACCTTGTTGAACACGGTGACGACGGGCGCCTCGTTGCGCTCGTAGAGGGTGTCGTGGCTCGTGACGAGCTTCTCGCGCATCTCCTCGACGGGCTCGCTGGCGTCGACGACGAGCAACACGAGGTCGGCGCGGTACACCGAGTCGAGCGTCGACTCGAACGACTCGACGAGCCAGTGGGGGAGGTCCGCGATGAAGCCGACGGTGTCGGTCAAGAGCACGTCGCGCTTCTCCATCTCCGCCCGGCGGGTGGTGGTGCCGAGGGTCGTGAACAGCATGTCCTGCGACTCGGCGGTGGTGTCGAGGTCGCGGTGGCGCTCGGCGTTCTCGTCGACCGCCAGTTCGTCCGCGAGCCGGCGCATCAGCGTCGACTTGCCGGCGTTGGTGTAGCCGGCGAGCGCGACCAGATCGAAGCCGGAGTCGCGGCGCTGCTCGCGGCGCGCCTCCTCCTTCTCGGCTATCGACTCCAGCTCGTCGCGGATCTCCGATATCTGGCGTTTGATGTCGCGCTCGACGCTCTCGTCGTACTCGCCCAACCCCATGAACCCGGGCCGCTCGTCGCGCTTCGCGAGGCTCGCCTTCGCCTCCGCGCGCGGCAGCTCGTACCGCAGCTCCGCGAGCTCGACCTGGAGCTGCGCCTTCCGGGTGTTGGCGCGCTGACCGAATATCTCGAGGATGAGCGTGAACCGGTCGACGACCTCGACGCCCTCGGGGAGCTTCCCCCCGACGTTGAACGTCTGGTACGGTCCCACGTCGTTGTCGATTATCACCGACCCGGCGCCGGTGCGGCGGACGAGGTCGCGAAGCTCCGCGACCTTCCCCTCGCCGAACATGAACGCCGCGTCCTCGGTGCGGGTCTGGGTGAGTTCCCCGGCCACGTCGTAGCCCGCGGCCGCCGCGAGCTGTCTGATCTCGGAGAGGTCGGCCTCCCCGGAGTCGACGCGCTTGGCGACGACTGCGCGGCGTCTCTCGGCGCCCGACTCGCCGTCCGCCCGCCCGGCGTCCCCGCTCATCGGAGGAAGTCCCGGGCGGCGTACGCGGCGTGGTGTGCTGCCTGCACTGTCTCGCGCTCGCCTATGCTCTCGACGTATTTAAACTCGGGCTGGAAGCTGGGCCCGACCCTGGCCGCCGGCTCCTCGTAGAACTCGCCGCCCTCCGCGACGACCGGTCCGTGGGGCGGGGCCGGGAGGTCCTCGACCGCCTCGGCGGCGAGCGCGACGGTCGCCTCCAGCGTCGGCCCCTCGCGCGCGGCGGCGAAGCCCATCCCCTCCACCGACCGTATCCGGGCGGAGTCGACCCGCGCGTGGACCGCGGCCGCGACCATCAGGTACTCGCCGTCCTCCTCGTGGCGGCCGCTGATGTCCACGCCGACCACCTCAGGGGCGGGCGTCGCTCACCACGGTTCGGCCGGTCCGCGCGTCCGCGTCGGGCGCCTGTGCGTCCATGCCAGAGCGTTGGTCGCCCGTCGAATTGAACGTTTCCGTGCGGCCCCCGCGTCCCCGCGCGACTGGGTCCGAAGCACTCGGCCGGTCAGTCCCGCAGGCCGTCGACGACGGCCGCGATCCGGTCGACCGCCTCGTCGACGTCCGCCTCGTCGACATCGAGGTGCGTGGTGAACCGCGTCGCGTAGTCGTCGAACTCGACGCAGCCGACGCCGGCGTCCTTACAGGCCGCGTAGAGCGACTCCGACGGGATGCCGGCGTCCTCGGTGTGCGCCACGACGATGTTGGTGTCGGGCGCGGGCGCCTCGACGCCGTCGAGGGCGTCGAGTCCGGCCGCGAGCCGCGCCGCGTTGGCGTGGTCCTCCGCGAGGCGGTCGACGTTCTCCAGCGCGCGGAGGGCCGGCGCCGCGATCATGCCGGCCTGCCGCATCCCGCCGCCGAACAGCTTGCGGACGCGGCGCGCGTCCTCGACGAACGCCTCGTCGCCGGCGAGGATCGAGCCGACGGGCGCCCCGAGCCCCTTCGAGAGGCAGAAGGTGACGCTGTCGACGGGCGCGACGACCTCGCTCGCGTCGACTCCGAGCGCGACCGCGGCGTTGAACACGCGGGCGCCGTCGAGGTGGACCGGCACGTCGGCGTCGCGCGCGACCTCGGCCGCGGCCGCGAGCCGGTCGACGGGGACCGCGACCCCGCCGCGGTAGTTGTGGGTGTTCTCTAAGGAGAGGAGTCCGGTCCCGGGGCGGTGGAGGTCTTCGTCGACGAGGCCCTCGCGGACCGCCTCCGGCGTCGGGACGCAGCGCTCGCCCGCGTCGATCGTCCGCGTCTGGACGCCGGAGAGCTTGGCCGCGCCCGCCAGCTCCCAGCGGTAGATGTGCGACTCGCGCTCTAGGAGAAGCTCCTGGCCCGGTTCGGTGTGGGCGTGGACCGCGATCTGGTTCGCCATCGTCCCCGACGGGACGTACAGGGCGGCCTCCGTGCCGACGGCCTCCGCCGCCCGGCGCTCCAGTTCGTTGACCGTCGGGTCGTCGCGGTACACGTCGTCGCCCACCTCGGCGGTCGCGGCCGCGTCGCGCATCCCCTCGGAGGGCGTCGTGACGGTGTCGGACCGCAGGTCGATGAAGTCGTCGTCGGACATCCGTTACGGGTCGTTCAGGGGCGGCGGGCATATATCCCGCGCTCGGCCGCGCCGCGCTCACCGCGACCGACGCGACGACAGGAGCGGCGCGCCGGGGAAGTGGCTCCCGCCGATCTGGACGATCCGGAGTCGGTCGGCCAGCAGGTACAGGGCGAGCGCGCCGAGGACCGTCGCCGGCGTCGCGCCGAGGTGCCAGAACGCCGCGGCGACCGACGCCGGTCCGGAGGCCGCGAGCGCCTCGCGGACGCCGCGGACCGCGGCGAGGACGACCGGATGGACGACGTAGATCCCCACCGCGTACGCGCCCCACGAGGGGAGCGGCGTCCCCGCCCCGAGCGTCGGCCGCGACAGCAGGAATAGGAATATCGAGAGAGCGAGGAACGCCGTGAATATCCCGTAGCTCGGGGCGAAGACGTACGAGCCGAACGCCTCCCCGCGGAGCGGGTAGCCGAGCAGCGCGAACTCCGCGAGCTGGAGGACGGCGAAGCAGCCGACCAGCCCCAACAGAATCGGGCTCAGCTCCCGCGACGGCGTCCGGTCGCTGCGAGCGACCGCGTACCCGAGGCTCACGTAGAAGAAGCCGAAGAAGAGCCCGTCCCGGACCTCGAAGGGCACGTCGACGAACATCGTGTAGCTCGTCCCGAGGAGGCCGACGGCGTGGAGACACGCCGCGACGGCCACGAGGGCGGCGGTCGTCCGCTCGGTCGTCGCGAAGGCGGCGACGAGCGCGAGCGACACCAAAAGCGCCGGGAGGAACCAGAGGATCTCCGAGACCGAGGTGCCGTAGTACAGCAGCTCGACCGGGTCGAGGAACTCGGCCACGCGCGTTCCGACGGCGGCGAGGAGCGGGCGACCGGCCGCCGTGTCAGACGCCACCCGTCCGCCGAGGAACGCCGGCGCCGCGAGCGCGAGGCCGAACGCGTACAGCGACCCGATCGAGACGACCCGGCGGGAGAGGTACTCGCGGGGGTCCCGGTCGACCGTCTTGGCCGCGAAGAAGTAGCCGGACGCGAGGAAGAAGAACGGCACGGCGAACCGCGCGGTCGTCTTGATCCCGAAGTTGACCGCGTTGCCGGCGGCGCCGAGCCCCTGAAACGGGTCCGTGTGGATCAGCACGACGGACACCACCGCCACGAGGCGCATGGCGTCGAGGCTGTGGACGCGATCGGTCATCGCCGTCGCTCAGCGGCGCGCGATATTGACCGTTTCCACTCGCGCGCTGGGGCGGACGCGAACGGTGGCGACCCGCGCGATCCGAGGGGTTCCGGGTCCGGTCCCTTCTTAACGACCGGGATCGATCCGTAGCGTATGGCTACGGAAGCCGCGCCAGACGACGCAGCCGACGCACCGGACGCCTACGACGCCCTCCTCGACCGCGTCCAGCGGTGGAACGCGGTCGGCAGCGCCTCGGGGGTCCTCGGCTGGGACCAGCAGGTGATGATGCCCGAGGGCGGCACCCCGGCCCGGTCGAAGCAGCTCTCGGCGCTGTCTTCCGTCCACCACGACATGGTCACCGCCGACGAGACGGGCGAGCTGCTCGACGAGCTCGACGACGCCGACCTCACGGACGAGCAGGCGGCGGTCGTCCGCGAGGTCCGCCGCGAGTACGAGCGCGCCGACGCCGTCCCGGTCGAGCTGGTCGAGGAGATATCCGAGACCGGCTCCGAGGCGCTTCAGGCGTGGGAGGAGGCGAAGGCCGAGGACGACTTCGACGAGTTCGCTCCCTACCTCGAGAAGCACGTCGAGCTGAAACGCGAGTACGCCGAGCACATCGACCCCGACCGCGACCCCTACGAGGTCCTCTTCGAGGAGTTCGAGCCGTGCCTCTCGATGGAGCGCGCCGAGTCGATCCTCACCGAGCTCCGCGAGGCGCTCGTCCCGATGATCGAGGAGATCCGCGAGTCGGACGTCGAACTCGCCGTCGACACCTTCGAGGGCACGTTCCCCGAGGAGGATCAGGAGGCGCTCTCCCGGGAGGCGCTGGAGCTCGTCGGCTACGACTTCGAGCGCGGCCGCCTCGACGTCTCCTCGCACCCGTTCACCTCCGGGAACCAGTTCGACTGCCGCGTGACGACGCGGTTCGACGAGACGGACCCGCTCGGCGCCGTCGGCTCGACGATCCACGAGTTCGGCCACGCGCAGTACAACCTCGGGCTGCCGCAGGAGCGGTTCGGCACGCCGCTGGGCGAGTCCCGCGACCTCTCGGTCCACGAGTCGCAGTCGCGCCTCTGGGAGAACCACGTCGGGCGCAGCGAGGCGTTCTGGCGGGAGTTCCTCCCCGTCTTCCAAGAGCACTTCCCGCAGACCGAGGAAGCGACGGTTCGGGACGCCTACGAGGCGTTCAACCAGGTGTACGAGGACAACCTCATCCGCGTCGAGGCCGACGAGCTCACCTACCACCTCCACATCGTCATCCGGTTCGAGATCGAGCGCGACCTGATCCGCGGCGACCTCGACGTCGAGGACGTGCCCGAGGTGTGGAACGACAAGTACGAGGAGTACCTCGGCATCCGGCCCGACACCGACAGCGAGGGCTGCCTCCAGGACATCCACTGGAGCCACGGCAACTTCGGCTACTTCCCCACCTACTCGCTCGGCTCCGTGATGGCCGCCCAGCTGTTCGAGGCCGCCGAGGACGACATCGACGACCTCGACGGGAAGATCGCCGACGGCGAGTTCGACGACCTCCACGACTGGCTCGGGGAGAACGTCCACCGACACGGCTCGCGCTACGAGACGAACGAACTGGTGGTGCGCGCGACCGGCGAGGAGTTCTCGGCGGACGCCTTCCTCGACTACATCGACGAGAAGTACGGCGAGCTGTACGGGATCTGAGCCAGTTCGGACCCGTCGAGGGACTGGCTTCCGACCGTCACACAGGAGCCTTTCGACCGCGGACTCGGCCGACTAGCGGGGCGTCCGAAAGGTCCGGATGGTGTCCCGCTCGCCGCTGACGACGTCGACCTCGACGAGGCCGAGCGAGGTGAAGACGCGGTTCCAGTCGCGGTAGTAGAGGGGCGTGTCGTCGTCGACGTAGTTCACCTCCGGGTCGGCCGAGGCGTCGCGGGTCGGTTCCTCTATCTCCGCCGTGACGAGGAGGTCGTCGGTGATCCGGGCTATCTCCTCGAACACCCACTCGACGTCGGGGTGGAGGTGTTGGAGCGTCTCGACCGAGTACACCGCGTCGAACTGCCCGTCGTCGAACTTCTCGACGAGGTCCTCTATCGGGCCGCGGTGAAACGTCCCCCCGGCGGCGAGTTCGGGGTAGGCCTCCCGCATCGTGTCGAACGCCCCGGCGTCGATGTCGACGCCCGTGAGGTCCTCGTAGCCGTGGTTCGCGAGGTGTTCGAGGTGCCGGCCGGAGCCGCACCCGAGTTCGAGGACCGCCGCGTCGCGGCGCAGGTGCTCGTCGAGGGCCTCGCGGATCAGTTCGCTCGTCTCGTTGGGACCGTAATGCGCGTAGTACGCCGGCGAGTATTCGCCCGTCCGGTTCGTCCACGACTCTCGGACGGTGTGAGGTTCCACGTGTACCGACTCGTCCAGCGGGGGAAAACGCCGTCGGACGACGTCCGAGGTCGAGCGACCCCGGGTTCGGCCCGGGAGCGGCCCGCGTTCAGAGCGGGTCCGTCTCCCGGGCGCCCGCCTCGAACGCACCGACCGTCTCGACGGCGGCCGCGCCCGCCGCGTTGCCGATCGCCGCCAGTTCGCGGAGGTCCGAGACGCCCTCGCGCCGCGCGGCGAGGACCGCCCCCGCGAACGCGTCGCCGGCGCCGGCCGCGGTGGCGACCGAGACCGACGGGGGCGCGGCGGTCGCGCGCTCCCGTATCTCCCCGTCGTCGACCCGTATGGCCCGGGTCGCGTCGCCGCCGTCGGTGAGAAACGCCGTCGCGGAGTGGTCGGACGGGAGCAGTCCGAGCAGTCCGGTCGGGGTCGGCTCGACGCCCGCCACGGCAAGGTCGTCCGTGCCGGCGAACAGCAGGTCGCAGTACGGGAGGACGTCGCGCAGCGCGTCCCGGTAGGCGACCGCGGTGTCCCACTGATTGCGGCGCCCGTTGAGGTCGAACGCGACGCGGGTGCCGCGCTCCCCGGCCGCCCGGGCGAGGCGACGGACCGCCGTCCGGTTGACTTCGGCCGGCAGCGTCACCCCCTCCAGAAGGATCCAGTCGTACGGGGCCACGAGCGACGCCGGGTCCTCCGGCGGGGTGAACCCGTAACAGCTCCCGGCCACCCACGCGTCCCACTCCCCGTCGCCCGCCGTTCCGGTGTACAGCGTCAGCGGCGAGGGCGCGTCGGCCCGCGCGACGCGGGACGCGTCGACCGGCCCGCTCGCGAGCCGCCGGGCCGCCGCCGCTCCCAGGGCGTCGCTCCCGACGTCGGTCACCAGACTGACCGCACAGCCCGCCGCCGCGGCCCACCGCGCGGCGTTCGTCGCCGTGCCGCCGACGTGCCACTCGAGGCCGCTCCCCGTCGCAACCGAGCCGCCGTCGGCTGGATACAGGTCTATCGTCGCGTCACCGACGACGAGCAGCCCGCGGGGTCCGTCGTTCGCTGTGTCGCCCACTATCGGGTCGTCCGCGCGTGACGCGGATGAATCTACCCATGACCTCGGCTTCGATCGGTGGCCGCGGACTGCCGGCTCGTCGGACGGGTCTGGCGCGCGCGGCTGTGGATATTTCTGGCGGGAGACCGTCCCTTCTACCGACATGACACAGACGCCGCCGGAAGTGGAACTCAAGTCGGACCTGACCGACGACGTGGCCTTGGTCACGGGAGCGACCCGCGGCATCGGGGCCGAGATAGCCGCGGGGCTCGCGGACCTCAACGCGACCGTGTACGCGGGGGCGCGAGACCCGGCCGACGTGACCGCGGCGGACCAGCGCGCCGTCGAGTTGGACGTGACCGACGACGGAGAGATCCGAGCGGCGGTCGACCGGATCGAGCGGGAGCGGGGGTCGCTCGATATCCTGGTGAACAACGCCGGGGTCTTCCCCCGGTCGGGACCGCTCCACGAGATGGACGACGCGGAGTTCGACCGGACGATGGCCGTGAACCTCCGCGGTCCGGTCCTGCTGACGAGGGCGGCGTTACCGCTGCTGGTGGACGAACCGGGCGGGCGCGTCGTCTCCATGTCGTCCGGGCTCGGGCAGTTCACGGAGGGGCAGATGGACGGCGAGTACCCGGCCTACCGGCTGTCGAAGGTGGGTCTCGGGGGGTTGACGGCCTACCTCGACGGCGAGTACGGCGAGCGGGGGCTCGTCGCCAACGCCGTCTCCCCCGGGTGGGTTCAGACGGACATGGGCGGGGAGCGCGCGCCGCGCTCGCCGTCGAAGGGGGCCGAGACTCCGGTGTGGCTCGCCCGGTTCGCGCCGGGGAGTCCGTCGGGCCGCCTCTGGAAGGACCGCGAGCCGATCCCGTGGTGACCCGGGCTCATCCCAGCCGGAACCCGGTCATCAGGACGATCAGCGCGAGCATCACCGCGCCCTCGAACAGCCCGACGATCAGGTTCTTCTTCTCGATCGATTCGAGCCGCGAGGCGTCCGGGTCCGGCGACAGCGTCTCGTAGTACGCGCTGAGCTGGAGCCGATGCGGCACCGCCAGCCCGAACGCGAACAGCCCCCAGCCGACTCCGAGCGCGAGCCCCGACCACGTCCCGCCGAAGCCGTAGCCGAGCCCGAGGTCGGGCGTCAGCAGGACCGTTCCGGACAGCACCGTCGTCAGCGAGAAGCCGACGAGGAAGAAGACCGCCTTCGGAATCAGCGCCCGGTTCACCGCCGCCGTCGCCTCCTCGTCGAGGCCGCCGAGCGTCGGCCCGATGATCGCGGGGAAGATGAGCGCGAAGCCGAACCACACCGCGCCGGCGGCGACGTGGGTGTAGAAGAGCAGTTCGGTGCTCGCGAGCGCGACGCTCGCCGCGAGAAACGCCAGCGGCACGAGGAAGCTCCCGGCCGCGAACGCCGGGTTCGCGGCGTCCGCGAGGTGACGAACCCGTTCGAGGAATCCCGACTCAGCGACGCGACCGCCGTCTTCGGTAGCGACTGCCATGGACGCCGGATCCGGAGAGTCCGTCAAATGCGTTCTGGTCGACACGATCGCGGCCGGTTCCGCGCGGTCGCGACGCGCTCACGGGACCGCGACCGCGCTCACTTCTCGATGATGCTCTCCTCGACGGCTTCGCCGAAGTGGCGCGCGACGTCCTCGTAGTAGACGAGCGCCTCGTCGCCCGGCTCCACGTCGGTGACGGCCTTCCGACCCTCGCTCGTGGCGATCTTCACGGTCTCGGCGTTCTGGATGAGCGTCTCGATCCGGTCGGTGCCGTCCTCCGTCTCGACCTCCGCCTGGATCCGGAACATCGGGCGCTTCTCGATCTTCACCCGGCCTACGACCGCCTCGCGGGTGTAGCCGTCGGTGTCGACGACCTGTACCTCGTCGCCGCTCGACAGCTCCGCGAGGTAGTTGGTGCCGCCCTCCGCGTTGCGGACGTACGCGTGGACCGCGCCGGCGTTCACGCGGAACGGGCGCGAGGCGACGTACGGCGACTCCGCCGTCTCGGCGTGGACGAAGAAGAGGCCGCGCGACATCGAGCCGACTAACATTCCCTCGCTGTCGTCCATCAGCGACCCGGTGTCGATGCAGACGCGGTCGGCCATCCCGGTCTGTTCGATCTCGGTCACCTCGGCGTGCCGGAGGTCCAGCGTCTCGCGGTCGGCGGCGTCGCGGGCCTCGACCGCGCCGCGGATCTCGTCGGGCGAGTCGGCGTCGAGGAGGACGCCGTCTGCGCCGATCTCCAGCGTCTCGAAGGCGGTCCGGGCCTCCGCGGCCGTCGTCGCGCCCGCGACGAGGTGGGTCTCATCGCCCACTCGCGCGATGAGGTTCTCTAAGGGGATGATAGACCAGTCTTCCCCGACGATCACGGTGAAGTCCGCGTCGGCGGCGGCCTCCTGCGCGAACTCCTCGTACTCGGTGCCGAGGACGCGGACGTACGCGCCCTGCGCGCGGTCGTCGCGCCGGCGGAGCGTGGTCAGGTCGGCCGAGCCGGAGAGGTCCTCGGGCATCGATATCGTCCCGTCGCCCTCGCCGCCCTTGCCGACGAAGTAGGCGTCGGCCTCGGCGTCGCTCTCGGCGTCGTCGATCACGTCGGCGTCCGAGCGGAACGCCGCGACGTTCAC
The sequence above is a segment of the Halorubrum sp. 2020YC2 genome. Coding sequences within it:
- the hflX gene encoding GTPase HflX — its product is MSGDAGRADGESGAERRRAVVAKRVDSGEADLSEIRQLAAAAGYDVAGELTQTRTEDAAFMFGEGKVAELRDLVRRTGAGSVIIDNDVGPYQTFNVGGKLPEGVEVVDRFTLILEIFGQRANTRKAQLQVELAELRYELPRAEAKASLAKRDERPGFMGLGEYDESVERDIKRQISEIRDELESIAEKEEARREQRRDSGFDLVALAGYTNAGKSTLMRRLADELAVDENAERHRDLDTTAESQDMLFTTLGTTTRRAEMEKRDVLLTDTVGFIADLPHWLVESFESTLDSVYRADLVLLVVDASEPVEEMREKLVTSHDTLYERNEAPVVTVFNKVDRLEPGELADKRAALSGVAPDPVAVSAKTGAGVAELRDRVEAELPDWERERLVLPVSDEAMSLVSWVHDHGYVAEETYAGDQVTVDFEAKPSIVARARAKAADISAAPPEESV
- a CDS encoding DUF2209 family protein — translated: MDISGRHEEDGEYLMVAAAVHARVDSARIRSVEGMGFAAAREGPTLEATVALAAEAVEDLPAPPHGPVVAEGGEFYEEPAARVGPSFQPEFKYVESIGERETVQAAHHAAYAARDFLR
- a CDS encoding low specificity L-threonine aldolase, which encodes MSDDDFIDLRSDTVTTPSEGMRDAAATAEVGDDVYRDDPTVNELERRAAEAVGTEAALYVPSGTMANQIAVHAHTEPGQELLLERESHIYRWELAGAAKLSGVQTRTIDAGERCVPTPEAVREGLVDEDLHRPGTGLLSLENTHNYRGGVAVPVDRLAAAAEVARDADVPVHLDGARVFNAAVALGVDASEVVAPVDSVTFCLSKGLGAPVGSILAGDEAFVEDARRVRKLFGGGMRQAGMIAAPALRALENVDRLAEDHANAARLAAGLDALDGVEAPAPDTNIVVAHTEDAGIPSESLYAACKDAGVGCVEFDDYATRFTTHLDVDEADVDEAVDRIAAVVDGLRD
- a CDS encoding acyltransferase, which gives rise to MTDRVHSLDAMRLVAVVSVVLIHTDPFQGLGAAGNAVNFGIKTTARFAVPFFFLASGYFFAAKTVDRDPREYLSRRVVSIGSLYAFGLALAAPAFLGGRVASDTAAGRPLLAAVGTRVAEFLDPVELLYYGTSVSEILWFLPALLVSLALVAAFATTERTTAALVAVAACLHAVGLLGTSYTMFVDVPFEVRDGLFFGFFYVSLGYAVARSDRTPSRELSPILLGLVGCFAVLQLAEFALLGYPLRGEAFGSYVFAPSYGIFTAFLALSIFLFLLSRPTLGAGTPLPSWGAYAVGIYVVHPVVLAAVRGVREALAASGPASVAAAFWHLGATPATVLGALALYLLADRLRIVQIGGSHFPGAPLLSSRRSR
- a CDS encoding carboxypeptidase M32; the encoded protein is MATEAAPDDAADAPDAYDALLDRVQRWNAVGSASGVLGWDQQVMMPEGGTPARSKQLSALSSVHHDMVTADETGELLDELDDADLTDEQAAVVREVRREYERADAVPVELVEEISETGSEALQAWEEAKAEDDFDEFAPYLEKHVELKREYAEHIDPDRDPYEVLFEEFEPCLSMERAESILTELREALVPMIEEIRESDVELAVDTFEGTFPEEDQEALSREALELVGYDFERGRLDVSSHPFTSGNQFDCRVTTRFDETDPLGAVGSTIHEFGHAQYNLGLPQERFGTPLGESRDLSVHESQSRLWENHVGRSEAFWREFLPVFQEHFPQTEEATVRDAYEAFNQVYEDNLIRVEADELTYHLHIVIRFEIERDLIRGDLDVEDVPEVWNDKYEEYLGIRPDTDSEGCLQDIHWSHGNFGYFPTYSLGSVMAAQLFEAAEDDIDDLDGKIADGEFDDLHDWLGENVHRHGSRYETNELVVRATGEEFSADAFLDYIDEKYGELYGI
- a CDS encoding class I SAM-dependent methyltransferase; this translates as MEPHTVRESWTNRTGEYSPAYYAHYGPNETSELIREALDEHLRRDAAVLELGCGSGRHLEHLANHGYEDLTGVDIDAGAFDTMREAYPELAAGGTFHRGPIEDLVEKFDDGQFDAVYSVETLQHLHPDVEWVFEEIARITDDLLVTAEIEEPTRDASADPEVNYVDDDTPLYYRDWNRVFTSLGLVEVDVVSGERDTIRTFRTPR
- a CDS encoding PfkB family carbohydrate kinase, translated to MGDTANDGPRGLLVVGDATIDLYPADGGSVATGSGLEWHVGGTATNAARWAAAAGCAVSLVTDVGSDALGAAAARRLASGPVDASRVARADAPSPLTLYTGTAGDGEWDAWVAGSCYGFTPPEDPASLVAPYDWILLEGVTLPAEVNRTAVRRLARAAGERGTRVAFDLNGRRNQWDTAVAYRDALRDVLPYCDLLFAGTDDLAVAGVEPTPTGLLGLLPSDHSATAFLTDGGDATRAIRVDDGEIRERATAAPPSVSVATAAGAGDAFAGAVLAARREGVSDLRELAAIGNAAGAAAVETVGAFEAGARETDPL
- a CDS encoding SDR family NAD(P)-dependent oxidoreductase, whose translation is MTQTPPEVELKSDLTDDVALVTGATRGIGAEIAAGLADLNATVYAGARDPADVTAADQRAVELDVTDDGEIRAAVDRIERERGSLDILVNNAGVFPRSGPLHEMDDAEFDRTMAVNLRGPVLLTRAALPLLVDEPGGRVVSMSSGLGQFTEGQMDGEYPAYRLSKVGLGGLTAYLDGEYGERGLVANAVSPGWVQTDMGGERAPRSPSKGAETPVWLARFAPGSPSGRLWKDREPIPW
- a CDS encoding 3-dehydroquinate synthase II, producing MTRTVWVKADGAVGDWEARKRRVTAAIEAGADWLLVDEGDVGRVRELGDVNVAAFRSDADVIDDAESDAEADAYFVGKGGEGDGTISMPEDLSGSADLTTLRRRDDRAQGAYVRVLGTEYEEFAQEAAADADFTVIVGEDWSIIPLENLIARVGDETHLVAGATTAAEARTAFETLEIGADGVLLDADSPDEIRGAVEARDAADRETLDLRHAEVTEIEQTGMADRVCIDTGSLMDDSEGMLVGSMSRGLFFVHAETAESPYVASRPFRVNAGAVHAYVRNAEGGTNYLAELSSGDEVQVVDTDGYTREAVVGRVKIEKRPMFRIQAEVETEDGTDRIETLIQNAETVKIATSEGRKAVTDVEPGDEALVYYEDVARHFGEAVEESIIEK